A stretch of Oryza brachyantha chromosome 4, ObraRS2, whole genome shotgun sequence DNA encodes these proteins:
- the LOC102711150 gene encoding uncharacterized protein LOC102711150: MALFDVPIRGLVIFSFVAHILLVVFAGVRRRKATSICTVILWGANQVARWAPISALGKLSAGGTPQQEQLVTLWVAFMLLHAGMPDNITAYSLEDSVLAWRQKITVINQLMGPVSPASILIMNWFFISSGDTMILISSVVCIMAIFKYVEGADYALSRGNLENMRSLRNDEKKMCPGGRRNSLQIARRGGRKLDDEQILLVAHDMLYITKDAFIDYLGEKNGDADEQEALSSTWDEAVYKVVSMELSLMYDILYTKKTMVHTWGGYAIRFASPFVGSTAFLMFWFHSKQGQAMVDVLITYVLLASTVILDIKWLLRAVASTWTYSFLNDRPRLWLHHAVLCSGKWRLIRRIIISLNLFRLIANKKPSSYRMWSGTIGQYNLLRECTCDEKEKTTGYRSSVLKRIAPENMWMEYEYHNLRGTQISRHLKEPLFSRIWENMKLAFPKRDPPPLQVSSHPCPPPAAAPPAPPQYALDPHQDINNALDFTPDMQETILILHIATDIFLLSENSHKIQASAWVEAIRVLSNYMMFLVAVRPNLLPGLALSSRYEAVVGALGEKWKEEKSPSLAGSNAREKRLADMLLEAESKKGLAPVRYYEWLGGNKEIMEPGGFLSVLYDSSYILSEGTRLAGLLLNWETRSGYKGDESNLHKTLRKKFERLFPDLMKSEGEKDELPEDVTDAIFREWVRQLINVSIRCSRDSHAKQLGRGGELTTVVWILAEHARILRVKQTRDR; this comes from the coding sequence ATGGCATTGTTCGATGTGCCGATCAGGGGATTGGTAATCTTCAGCTTCGTGGCGCATATCTTGCTCGTCGTCTTTGCCGGAGTCCGTCGCCGCAAGGCGACGAGCATTTGCACCGTCATCCTATGGGGAGCGAATCAGGTGGCCCGTTGGGCGCCGATCTCGGCGCTGGGCAAGCTGTCCGCCGGCGGCACGCCGCAGCAGGAGCAGCTGGTGACGCTCTGGGTGGCGTTCATGCTTCTCCATGCCGGTATGCCTGACAACATCACTGCCTACTCACTGGAGGACAGTGTTCTCGCATGGCGCCAAAAGATAACTGTGATAAATCAGCTGATGGGACCAGTTTCACCAGCCTCTATTCTTATCATGAATTGGTTCTTCATCAGCAGTGGCGACACCATGATCCTCATCTCCTCGGTCGTCTGCATCATGGCCATATTCAAGTATGTGGAGGGGGCAGACTACGCGCTGTCGCGCGGCAACCTGGAGAACATGCGAAGCTTAAGAAATGATGAGAAGAAGATGTGTCCAGGAGGACGACGAAACAGCCTGCAAATTGCTAGGCGTGGAGGCAGGAAGCTGGATGATGAGCAGATCTTGCTGGTCGCTCATGACATGCTCTATATCACCAAGGACGCCTTCATCGATTATTTGGGCGAGAAGAATGGAGATGCCGACGAACAAGAGGCACTCTCCAGCACCTGGGATGAGGCGGTGTACAAGGTGGTGAGCATGGAGCTCTCTCTCATGTACGACATCCTCTACACCAAGAAGACCATGGTGCACACATGGGGTGGCTACGCCATCCGTTTCGCCTCGCCGTTCGTCGGATCAACGGCGTTCCTGATGTTTTGGTTCCACAGCAAGCAAGGGCAGGCGATGGTGGACGTGTTGATCACCTATGTCTTACTGGCTAGCACCGTTATCTTGGACATCAAATGGCTTCTTAGAGCTGTGGCGTCCACATGGACCTATTCGTTCCTGAATGATAGGCCAAGACTGTGGCTCCATCATGCAGTTTTGTGCTCAGGGAAATGGCGGCTGATCCGTCGCATCATCATCTCTTTGAATCTGTTTCGGTTGATCGCCAACAAGAAGCCAAGTAGCTACAGGATGTGGTCAGGAACCATTGGGCAGTACAACTTGCTGCGCGAGTGCACTTGTGATGAGAAGGAGAAGACAACCGGCTACCGGAGTTCAGTGTTGAAGCGGATTGCGCCGGAGAACATGTGGATGGAGTACGAATACCACAACTTGAGGGGCACACAAATTTCAAGACATTTGAAGGAGCCATTGTTCAGTCGTATTTGGGAAAACATGAAGCTGGCCTTCCCAAAAAGagacccacctcccctccaaGTTTCGTCTCATCCTTGTCCTCCACCTGCAGCTGCACCTCCAGCTCCACCTCAATATGCACTTGATCCACATCAGGATATAAACAACGCTCTCGATTTCACTCCTGATATGCAGGAGACCATTCTCATCCTGCACATCGCCACAGACATCTTCCTCTTAAGCGAGAATTCCCATAAAATTCAGGCATCAGCGTGGGTGGAGGCAATCAGGGTGTTGTCAAATTACATGATGTTCCTCGTCGCGGTGCGACCCAACCTACTGCCGGGGCTCGCCCTGAGCAGTCGGTACGAAGCCGTCGTTGGAGCTCTGGGTGAAAAAtggaaggaggagaagagtCCATCTTTGGCCGGCTCTAACGCGAGAGAGAAGCGTCTCGCCGACATGCTGCTTGAAGCAGAAAGCAAGAAAGGTCTAGCACCGGTGAGATACTACGAGTGGCTTGGAGGTAACAAGGAGATCATGGAACCAGGAGGCTTCCTAAGTGTTCTTTACGACTCAAGTTATATCCTGTCAGAAGGAACTAGGCTAGCAGGTCTTCTCCTGAACTGGGAAACAAGGAGTGGTTACAAAGGTGACGAAAGCAATCTTCACAAGACACTCAGGAAGAAATTCGAGCGGCTGTTCCCGGATTTGATGAAGTCTGAAGGAGAGAAGGATGAATTGCCGGAGGATGTGACGGATGCCATCTTCAGGGAGTGGGTGCGTCAGCTGATCAATGTGTCCATCCGATGCAGTAGGGATTCGCATGCCAAGCAGCTCGGCCGTGGTGGTGAGCTCACCACCGTTGTGTGGATCCTTGCTGAACATGCTCGCATACTTCGTGTCAAGCAGACAAGAGATAGATAG